The Spiroplasma clarkii genome has a window encoding:
- a CDS encoding inorganic diphosphatase, whose amino-acid sequence MKNNVMEMIVEIPKGSSNKYEYDIKSGTIALDRVLYGANFYPGEYGFIDETLDWDGDPLDVISLVTYPTLPGVRVNVRLLGTIRMIDAGEIDTKLFGVFADDPRFASYQKLSDVPQHLKDEIENFFLQYKALQKKEVRIEGWGDVKEAAHEIEECQARFVEYKDRYLKPGGKEEILAEWKAKGLGQA is encoded by the coding sequence ATGAAAAACAATGTTATGGAAATGATTGTGGAAATTCCTAAAGGAAGTTCAAACAAATATGAATATGATATTAAATCAGGGACAATTGCACTAGATAGAGTTTTATATGGTGCTAATTTTTACCCAGGTGAATATGGATTTATTGATGAAACCTTAGATTGAGATGGGGATCCACTTGATGTAATTTCATTAGTAACCTACCCAACTTTACCAGGAGTTAGAGTTAATGTGCGTCTTTTGGGAACAATTCGTATGATTGATGCTGGTGAAATTGATACAAAATTATTTGGAGTTTTTGCAGATGATCCAAGATTTGCTAGCTACCAAAAATTAAGTGATGTACCCCAACATCTAAAAGATGAAATTGAAAATTTCTTCTTACAATATAAAGCTTTACAAAAAAAAGAAGTTCGTATTGAGGGTTGAGGCGATGTCAAAGAAGCTGCTCATGAAATTGAAGAGTGTCAAGCAAGATTTGTTGAATACAAAGATAGATACCTAAAACCAGGTGGCAAAGAAGAAATTTTAGCTGAATGAAAAGCAAAAGGCTTAGGTCAAGCTTAA
- a CDS encoding fructose-bisphosphatase class II, protein MNKDMILLRSVEVAAIATYKYIGKKDKNLVDKAAVEALQVMLKNEKGFQLKIVNGEGELDNAPMLFVGEMLGDTSNPEAPIFDVAVDPVEGTNPAAYNFAGSIAAIALSRENTMLQLPEMYMEKLFISDEFTNNITMGEDIIETVKEMQIFAKRKDLKCIVLDKPRHQDVIEKLGGMGVVVRTIQDGDVLAAIDVVNKEADFVYGVGGAPEGGLMAALAIASGSKMFCRLVPYSQVWPNEVETESRTIKENAWISKHKIDFETILTDLDLISDHRTRFFAAGITAGGTLRPINYKNGKFFVNAFIASHGIVRNIFTVYDVKKVNELKPDIKYLFEKYKR, encoded by the coding sequence ATGAATAAAGATATGATCTTATTAAGATCAGTTGAAGTAGCAGCTATTGCTACTTACAAATATATTGGAAAAAAAGATAAAAATTTAGTAGATAAAGCAGCAGTGGAAGCTTTACAAGTTATGTTAAAAAACGAAAAAGGTTTTCAATTAAAAATTGTTAATGGTGAAGGGGAACTAGATAATGCCCCAATGCTGTTTGTTGGTGAAATGCTGGGTGACACCTCAAATCCAGAAGCTCCAATTTTTGATGTTGCTGTTGACCCAGTTGAAGGAACAAATCCTGCAGCTTATAATTTTGCTGGGAGTATTGCAGCTATTGCCTTATCTCGAGAAAATACAATGTTACAATTACCAGAAATGTATATGGAAAAACTGTTCATTAGTGATGAATTCACAAACAACATAACTATGGGTGAAGATATCATTGAGACAGTTAAAGAAATGCAAATTTTTGCCAAACGTAAAGACTTAAAATGTATTGTTTTAGATAAACCCCGCCACCAGGATGTCATTGAAAAACTTGGAGGAATGGGAGTTGTTGTGAGAACAATTCAAGATGGAGATGTTTTAGCAGCAATTGATGTTGTTAATAAAGAAGCCGATTTTGTTTATGGAGTTGGAGGAGCTCCTGAAGGAGGTTTGATGGCAGCACTTGCTATTGCTAGTGGCTCAAAAATGTTTTGTCGTTTAGTTCCATATAGTCAAGTTTGACCAAATGAAGTTGAAACTGAATCACGAACAATAAAAGAAAATGCTTGAATTAGCAAGCACAAAATTGATTTTGAAACAATTTTAACAGATTTAGATTTAATCAGTGATCATCGGACTCGCTTTTTTGCAGCAGGAATCACTGCTGGGGGAACTTTGAGACCAATTAATTATAAAAATGGTAAATTCTTTGTAAATGCATTTATTGCAAGCCATGGTATTGTGAGAAATATTTTTACAGTTTATGATGTTAAGAAAGTTAATGAACTAAAACCAGATATAAAGTACTTATTTGAAAAATATAAACGTTAA
- a CDS encoding YebC/PmpR family DNA-binding transcriptional regulator, whose protein sequence is MGRAHEVRKQSMAKTAAMKSAIYGRASKEIYMAAKNGSSDPEANLALRSAIDKAKSKQVPTEVIQRAIKKAEGGDAESYSANRYEGYGPGNSMLIVDSLTNNVNRAIAEIRDAFNKNGGKIGQTGAVSHSFQAVSIFAFTGKTVEEILELLMEADVEVSDVVDDEDGVEVIAPFQSFNGVKTALDQAGIKEYKIAQTTMLADSLITIQDLEAKKQFEKLIDRLNELEDVQDVYHNVELEA, encoded by the coding sequence ATGGGAAGAGCACATGAAGTTAGAAAGCAAAGTATGGCAAAAACGGCTGCAATGAAGTCGGCAATTTATGGGCGGGCATCTAAAGAAATTTATATGGCAGCAAAAAATGGAAGTTCAGATCCAGAAGCAAATTTAGCACTTAGAAGTGCAATTGATAAAGCAAAATCAAAACAAGTTCCAACTGAAGTAATTCAAAGAGCTATTAAAAAAGCTGAAGGTGGGGATGCAGAAAGTTATTCTGCAAACCGCTATGAAGGTTATGGACCAGGAAATTCAATGCTAATTGTAGATTCATTGACAAATAATGTGAACCGAGCAATTGCAGAAATTAGAGATGCTTTCAATAAGAATGGGGGAAAAATTGGTCAAACAGGAGCAGTTTCTCACTCATTTCAAGCAGTAAGTATTTTTGCTTTCACTGGTAAAACTGTTGAAGAAATTTTAGAGTTATTAATGGAAGCAGATGTTGAAGTTAGTGATGTGGTTGATGATGAGGATGGTGTTGAGGTCATTGCACCATTTCAATCATTTAATGGAGTAAAAACTGCCTTAGATCAAGCTGGAATTAAAGAATACAAAATAGCACAAACCACAATGTTAGCAGATAGTTTAATTACTATTCAAGACCTAGAAGCAAAAAAACAATTTGAAAAATTAATTGATAGACTAAATGAACTAGAGGATGTTCAAGATGTTTATCATAATGTAGAATTAGAGGCATAA
- a CDS encoding PTS sugar transporter subunit IIA yields MYDEKNIFMNCKFADKETALNQVLEVMLAGGCDQEYVDSILERQKIASFNLGNLVAAPHGTYEISKKVKKPKIFIWHLKEELLWDGEPIRLILGLYLQPNNQLEALQTVAINTIDEILFNNLLAKPTLNKLIKFTSETQLLY; encoded by the coding sequence ATGTATGATGAAAAAAACATTTTTATGAACTGCAAATTTGCAGATAAAGAAACTGCATTAAATCAAGTTCTTGAAGTAATGCTAGCTGGTGGATGTGATCAAGAATATGTTGATTCAATTTTAGAACGTCAAAAAATTGCTTCATTTAATTTAGGGAACCTTGTTGCAGCACCTCATGGTACATATGAAATTTCAAAAAAAGTTAAAAAACCAAAGATATTTATTTGACATTTAAAAGAAGAGTTGCTTTGAGATGGAGAACCTATTCGATTAATTTTAGGACTTTATTTACAACCAAATAATCAACTTGAAGCATTACAAACAGTTGCTATCAATACAATTGATGAAATACTTTTTAACAACCTTTTAGCAAAACCAACCTTAAATAAACTAATTAAATTTACTAGTGAAACACAATTACTATATTAA
- the nagB gene encoding glucosamine-6-phosphate deaminase, producing MELVILKDDKEIAKKVGDIIIDLVKTNKAAVLGLATGSSPESTYQYVIEKTAAEKIDWKEVVTFNLDEYIGLSETDEQSYCYYMNKKLFENININIKNTFVPSGLVKNDLEAQKYDEEIKKHGGIDLQILGIGTNGHIGFNEPKTSFDSLTRIVDLTPSTIAANARFFDNEADVPKQAVSMGLKSIMNAKKIILIAMGATKAEAIKALIEGNQSTEWPCTVLQDHSDILVVVDEAAASLLS from the coding sequence ATGGAATTAGTAATTTTAAAAGATGATAAGGAAATAGCAAAAAAAGTTGGAGACATTATCATAGATCTTGTCAAAACCAATAAAGCTGCAGTTTTGGGGTTAGCTACAGGAAGTTCACCTGAATCAACATATCAATATGTGATTGAAAAAACTGCAGCAGAAAAAATTGATTGAAAAGAAGTTGTAACTTTTAATCTTGATGAATATATTGGTTTATCAGAAACTGATGAGCAATCATATTGTTATTATATGAATAAAAAATTATTTGAAAACATAAATATTAATATCAAAAATACTTTTGTGCCAAGTGGTTTGGTAAAAAATGACTTAGAAGCACAAAAGTATGATGAAGAAATTAAAAAACATGGAGGTATTGATTTGCAAATTCTTGGGATTGGAACTAATGGGCACATTGGTTTTAATGAACCAAAAACTAGTTTTGATTCACTAACAAGAATTGTTGACTTGACACCAAGTACTATTGCAGCCAATGCTAGATTTTTTGATAATGAAGCAGATGTACCAAAGCAAGCTGTTTCTATGGGTCTTAAATCAATTATGAATGCAAAAAAAATCATTCTAATTGCTATGGGAGCAACAAAAGCTGAAGCTATCAAAGCATTAATTGAAGGTAACCAGTCTACTGAATGACCATGTACAGTTTTACAAGATCACTCTGATATATTGGTGGTTGTTGATGAGGCTGCAGCAAGTTTACTAAGTTAA
- the nagA gene encoding N-acetylglucosamine-6-phosphate deacetylase, giving the protein MIVKNGKIVLEDKVIEQGWIKIEDSKIVQIEAGTTDLPGLDVEGKWILPGFIDCHVHGGYGVDFEFGDAKRFEHFSKNIVQEGVTTYVQASVTNSTANNLKYLTEFQNFMQQKDSQVGKCLGAHFEGPFISPDKKGAHELSLLQKPTIAELQKLMEVNPQLVKIITYAPELQNGEFTESLLANQILPSAGHSNILFKDFEMHHKQGIKHLTHLYNGMSGISQRDPGLAAAGLYYDDVLCELITDGIHVDVETIKLTYKIKGYQGICIITDAVNAKGLPDGNYKLGNLNVTKTGIKVFLSDSGTLAGAGATYDHNVRVMLKTISNLKMNELIYMTSINIAKQLGIFEQTGSITVGKKADLVILDKNFEVVKTFVDGDIKFEREKK; this is encoded by the coding sequence ATGATAGTAAAAAATGGAAAAATAGTCTTAGAAGACAAAGTTATTGAACAAGGGTGAATCAAAATTGAAGATTCAAAAATTGTTCAAATTGAGGCAGGCACAACCGATTTGCCAGGTCTTGATGTTGAAGGAAAATGAATCCTACCTGGTTTTATAGACTGTCATGTTCATGGTGGTTATGGAGTTGACTTTGAGTTTGGTGATGCCAAGAGATTTGAGCATTTTTCAAAAAACATTGTTCAAGAAGGAGTAACAACCTATGTTCAAGCAAGTGTGACAAATTCAACAGCAAATAATTTAAAATACTTGACTGAATTTCAAAATTTTATGCAGCAAAAAGATTCTCAGGTAGGAAAATGTTTAGGTGCACATTTTGAAGGTCCTTTTATTTCGCCAGATAAAAAAGGAGCACATGAACTTAGTTTATTACAAAAACCAACCATTGCTGAATTACAAAAACTTATGGAAGTTAACCCACAATTGGTAAAAATCATTACCTATGCTCCTGAATTGCAAAATGGGGAATTTACAGAATCTTTATTAGCAAACCAAATTCTACCATCAGCAGGACACTCAAATATTCTTTTTAAAGACTTTGAGATGCACCACAAGCAAGGTATCAAGCACTTAACTCACCTTTATAATGGAATGTCAGGTATCTCTCAAAGAGATCCAGGTTTAGCAGCTGCTGGGTTGTATTATGATGATGTTTTATGTGAATTAATCACTGATGGAATTCATGTTGATGTAGAAACAATTAAACTAACCTATAAAATTAAGGGTTATCAAGGAATTTGCATTATCACTGATGCAGTTAATGCTAAAGGTTTACCAGATGGAAATTACAAATTAGGTAATTTAAATGTCACTAAAACAGGTATCAAAGTGTTTTTAAGTGATAGCGGTACTTTAGCAGGGGCTGGGGCCACTTATGACCATAATGTTAGGGTAATGTTAAAAACAATTAGTAATTTAAAAATGAATGAATTAATTTATATGACCTCAATAAATATTGCAAAACAACTTGGTATTTTTGAACAAACTGGAAGTATTACAGTAGGAAAAAAAGCAGATTTAGTTATTTTAGACAAAAATTTCGAAGTTGTGAAGACTTTTGTTGATGGAGATATTAAATTTGAAAGGGAGAAAAAATAA
- a CDS encoding deoxynucleoside kinase: MRIALFGTVGAGKSTISSEISKRLGYEIFPEPIDNNPYFDDYYKDMEANVFKMQIYMLTARSKQLIDARKIKDVIFDRSILEDPIFVAVNHDLKTMNDVDFKTYTDFYEHVVIPNLAHRAEFDLVIYLKVSTDKAIERIRSRGRFQELDTPREYWEKLNARYDDFYNRRKHMFDSIVIDADTDDIEAKMEQIMAKIYEKDPQLKAK; the protein is encoded by the coding sequence ATGAGAATTGCACTATTTGGGACAGTTGGTGCAGGTAAATCTACAATTTCATCTGAAATTTCAAAGCGACTAGGTTATGAAATCTTTCCTGAACCAATTGATAACAACCCATACTTTGATGATTACTACAAAGATATGGAGGCAAATGTTTTTAAAATGCAAATTTATATGTTGACAGCAAGAAGCAAGCAGTTAATTGATGCTAGAAAAATCAAAGATGTAATTTTTGACCGATCAATCTTAGAAGATCCAATCTTTGTAGCTGTTAATCATGATTTAAAAACAATGAATGATGTGGACTTTAAAACTTATACAGATTTTTATGAGCATGTTGTTATTCCAAATTTAGCACATCGTGCTGAGTTTGATTTGGTGATTTATTTAAAAGTATCAACAGATAAAGCAATTGAAAGAATTAGAAGTCGAGGTAGATTTCAAGAGTTAGACACACCAAGAGAGTATTGAGAAAAATTAAATGCTCGCTATGATGATTTTTATAATCGCCGCAAACATATGTTTGATTCAATTGTGATTGATGCAGATACAGATGATATTGAGGCTAAAATGGAACAAATTATGGCAAAAATCTATGAAAAAGACCCTCAGTTGAAAGCAAAATAA
- a CDS encoding pseudouridine synthase, translating to MERLQKIIASRGYCSRRNAEKLIVEGRVKVNGKIIMTLGEQFDENVEILINNKPLMKTDEKVYYLFNKPRMVVTTMYDPKKRRTVADFFKDSDLRVYPVGRLDFDVSGALIMTNDGELANFIMHPRYEFRKTYQALCQGKVSKYQIKELMTGVKIDDEYLTKAIYANLIKYDPDKDESIIELTIAEGRKHHVKKMLIAADIYLQKLKRTQIEFLTINDIEVGKFRELKTHEVRQLYGMYKSTKTKEKG from the coding sequence ATGGAAAGACTCCAAAAAATAATTGCCAGTCGCGGTTATTGTTCAAGAAGAAATGCAGAAAAATTAATTGTTGAAGGTAGAGTTAAAGTAAATGGTAAAATTATTATGACTCTAGGGGAACAATTTGATGAAAATGTTGAAATTTTAATAAATAATAAACCTTTAATGAAAACCGATGAGAAAGTTTATTATTTATTTAATAAACCAAGAATGGTTGTCACAACCATGTATGATCCAAAAAAAAGAAGAACAGTTGCTGATTTTTTTAAGGACTCAGATTTAAGAGTTTATCCAGTTGGTAGACTTGACTTTGATGTTAGTGGTGCTTTGATTATGACAAATGATGGTGAATTAGCAAACTTTATTATGCACCCTCGCTATGAATTTAGAAAAACCTACCAAGCTTTGTGCCAAGGTAAAGTTAGCAAATATCAAATTAAAGAACTTATGACTGGGGTAAAAATTGATGATGAGTACTTAACCAAAGCAATTTATGCAAATTTAATTAAATATGACCCCGATAAAGATGAGTCAATTATTGAATTAACAATTGCAGAGGGGCGTAAACACCATGTTAAAAAAATGTTAATAGCAGCAGATATTTATTTACAAAAACTAAAAAGAACTCAAATTGAGTTCTTAACAATCAATGATATTGAAGTTGGTAAATTTAGAGAACTAAAAACCCATGAAGTAAGGCAACTTTATGGAATGTATAAATCAACAAAAACTAAAGAAAAGGGGTAA
- the scpB gene encoding SMC-Scp complex subunit ScpB — translation MEFKKQVAVTEGLLFVNGDEGVSIDDLKFILETNDETLINQIINTLIENYENNEMSGLTIQKFNKVKFRLVTKRENAEYFQKLSNVKTETRLSTASIETVSIIAYRGPITKAQVEELRGVNCDTIFYKLKLRNLIQEVGKSEEVGKPTLYNITEDFLKYFNLSSLDDLPKLKEIIEEDEKDIFNRG, via the coding sequence ATGGAATTTAAGAAACAAGTTGCTGTAACTGAAGGATTATTATTTGTTAATGGGGATGAAGGGGTTTCAATTGATGACTTGAAATTCATTTTAGAAACAAATGATGAAACCTTAATTAACCAAATTATCAACACCTTAATAGAAAATTATGAAAACAACGAAATGTCTGGTTTAACAATTCAAAAGTTTAATAAAGTCAAATTTCGTTTAGTAACAAAACGAGAAAATGCTGAATATTTTCAAAAGCTTTCAAATGTTAAGACTGAAACTCGTTTGTCTACTGCAAGCATTGAAACAGTTTCAATCATTGCCTATCGAGGACCAATCACAAAAGCTCAGGTTGAGGAATTACGTGGAGTAAATTGTGATACTATTTTTTACAAGTTAAAGTTAAGGAATTTAATTCAAGAAGTTGGTAAATCTGAAGAAGTTGGTAAACCCACACTTTACAACATTACTGAAGATTTTTTAAAGTACTTTAATTTAAGCAGTTTAGACGATCTCCCAAAACTAAAAGAGATCATAGAAGAAGATGAAAAAGACATCTTCAATCGAGGTTAA
- a CDS encoding segregation and condensation protein A has translation MERWQELKLHNFTGPLDLLLYMIKEKQLSIFEVNLLELSNQYLAYINSLSQLDIEIASEYLIMAAYLIELKSKLLIPKLEVEIDSNYEADQREELLARLLEYHKIKEVTAFFKEQQLEGLKLYSKPKSVFKITKIDDDSLPLAPAHIDIDKFAQIFLKVIEKNRFKTMQTNTVTSVEISPEEVARDIQQYLEEHKIEKISLEDLIAEKEFSIRMLVATFLAILDLAAKGKIDIFQADDHVMVQNLLKEEITNGI, from the coding sequence ATGGAACGTTGACAAGAACTAAAATTGCATAATTTTACTGGGCCATTAGATTTGCTCTTATACATGATCAAAGAAAAACAGCTAAGTATTTTTGAAGTTAATTTATTAGAGTTATCGAATCAATACCTTGCTTACATTAACTCTTTGTCACAACTTGATATTGAAATTGCTAGTGAATACTTGATTATGGCTGCCTACTTAATTGAGTTAAAATCAAAACTTTTAATCCCAAAATTGGAAGTCGAAATTGATTCAAATTATGAAGCTGATCAAAGAGAGGAATTATTAGCAAGGTTATTAGAATATCATAAAATTAAAGAAGTTACTGCTTTTTTTAAAGAACAACAACTTGAGGGATTAAAACTTTATAGCAAACCAAAATCTGTGTTTAAAATCACTAAAATTGATGATGACAGTTTGCCTTTAGCTCCTGCTCATATTGATATCGATAAGTTTGCCCAAATCTTTTTAAAAGTTATTGAAAAAAATCGTTTTAAAACAATGCAAACCAATACTGTAACAAGTGTGGAAATCTCTCCTGAAGAAGTGGCTAGAGACATTCAACAGTACTTAGAAGAACATAAAATTGAAAAAATTAGTTTGGAAGACTTAATTGCTGAAAAGGAATTTTCAATTAGAATGTTAGTAGCAACTTTTTTAGCAATTTTAGACTTAGCAGCAAAAGGAAAAATTGACATTTTTCAAGCAGATGATCACGTGATGGTGCAAAATTTATTAAAGGAGGAGATAACAAATGGAATTTAA
- the ispG gene encoding flavodoxin-dependent (E)-4-hydroxy-3-methylbut-2-enyl-diphosphate synthase, which yields MTHRKNTRAVFVNDIQIGGNNQVIIQSMTTTKTHDVAATLTQINQLHKEGCAIVRVAVLGINDANALSEIVAQSPVPIVADIHFNYKFALIAADAGCAKIRINPGNIGIEENTIAVVEKCKEKQIPIRIGINSGSLPKKLVAKYGWTAECMVEALREHIEILEKYDFYDIIYSLKSTDPLMAIEAYTLASKNWDYPAHLGITEAGSLLNGAIKSSFGIGHLLYQGIGSTIRISLSEDPVMEIKVAKRLLNAMGLYENLVEVIACPTCGRLEFGLAKVVQEIEEFVEDLHFPLKIAILGCVVNGPGEAAQADIGIAGGKDGGIIFKKGKLFKTAKQAELIPELKALILEYFEIWKNQTNQ from the coding sequence ATGACACACAGAAAAAATACAAGAGCTGTTTTTGTGAATGACATTCAAATTGGAGGAAACAATCAAGTCATCATCCAATCAATGACAACAACAAAAACTCATGATGTTGCAGCAACACTGACACAAATTAACCAATTGCATAAAGAGGGCTGTGCAATTGTTAGGGTTGCAGTTTTGGGTATTAATGATGCTAATGCCCTATCTGAAATTGTAGCTCAAAGTCCGGTACCAATTGTGGCAGATATTCATTTTAATTACAAATTTGCCTTAATTGCTGCTGATGCAGGTTGTGCAAAAATTAGAATTAACCCTGGAAACATAGGGATTGAAGAAAACACAATTGCTGTGGTTGAAAAATGTAAGGAAAAACAAATCCCCATTAGAATTGGAATTAATTCAGGAAGCTTACCAAAAAAATTAGTGGCTAAATATGGTTGAACTGCTGAATGTATGGTAGAAGCATTGAGAGAACATATTGAAATTTTAGAAAAGTATGACTTTTATGACATAATTTACTCACTGAAATCAACTGACCCATTAATGGCAATTGAAGCCTACACCTTAGCAAGCAAAAACTGAGATTATCCAGCTCATCTTGGTATTACTGAAGCTGGGAGTTTATTAAATGGTGCCATCAAATCAAGCTTTGGAATTGGTCACTTACTTTATCAAGGTATTGGTAGTACAATTCGTATTAGCCTTAGTGAAGATCCAGTTATGGAAATCAAAGTTGCTAAAAGACTTTTAAATGCAATGGGTTTATATGAAAACTTAGTTGAAGTAATTGCTTGTCCAACTTGTGGACGACTTGAATTTGGTTTAGCAAAAGTTGTTCAAGAAATTGAAGAATTTGTTGAAGATTTACACTTTCCTTTAAAAATTGCAATTTTAGGTTGTGTTGTTAATGGTCCTGGTGAAGCAGCTCAAGCAGATATTGGGATTGCTGGAGGAAAAGATGGTGGAATCATCTTTAAAAAAGGGAAATTGTTTAAAACTGCAAAACAAGCAGAGTTAATCCCAGAATTAAAAGCATTAATCTTGGAATATTTTGAAATTTGAAAAAACCAAACTAATCAGTAG
- the rplS gene encoding 50S ribosomal protein L19 codes for MNMLTKKTKEIVDEQLNQNLPDFSSGDTIKVNVKIQEGDNYRIQVFEGVVIKTQGSGISYSVIVRKNSNGVFVERTFLVHSPLIDSIEVVKRGRVRRARIYYIRKLSGKAARIKEIVTKKAK; via the coding sequence ATGAACATGTTAACAAAGAAAACTAAAGAAATTGTTGATGAACAATTAAACCAAAATTTACCTGATTTTTCATCAGGTGACACCATTAAAGTTAATGTTAAAATTCAAGAAGGAGATAACTACCGTATTCAAGTTTTTGAAGGAGTTGTTATCAAAACTCAAGGTAGTGGTATTTCATACTCTGTTATTGTGAGAAAAAATTCAAATGGTGTTTTTGTTGAAAGAACTTTCTTGGTTCATTCACCACTAATTGATTCAATTGAAGTTGTCAAACGTGGACGAGTAAGAAGAGCAAGAATTTATTACATCAGAAAACTATCTGGAAAAGCTGCTCGTATTAAAGAAATTGTGACAAAAAAGGCTAAATAA
- the trmD gene encoding tRNA (guanosine(37)-N1)-methyltransferase TrmD, with product MKFSIITLFPNLISSYISESIIKRAIDKQKIEIDIIDLRQHTTYSHNQVDDYQFGGGKGMVLMVEPVVNAINSCKTKDSVVLLTSPQGKTWSQNLVKTFKNNYQHLIIVCGHYEGFDERILDYIDFEVSVGDYVITGGELASLIVVDSITRLIEGVIANESHQNDSFENNLLDHPVYTKPVEFDGKKVPEVLLSGHHANIEKFRQQGRIKNTYDKRPDLLETNNWSADDLDYLKKLQKKLKGD from the coding sequence GTGAAATTTTCTATTATTACCCTATTTCCAAATTTAATAAGTTCTTACATAAGTGAATCAATTATTAAAAGAGCAATTGATAAACAAAAAATTGAGATTGATATTATTGATTTGCGTCAGCACACAACATATTCTCACAATCAAGTTGATGACTACCAATTTGGTGGTGGCAAAGGTATGGTTTTGATGGTTGAACCTGTGGTTAATGCCATTAACAGTTGTAAAACCAAAGATTCAGTGGTGCTATTAACAAGCCCACAAGGAAAAACCTGAAGTCAAAATTTAGTTAAAACTTTTAAAAACAATTACCAACACTTAATTATAGTTTGTGGTCATTATGAAGGCTTTGATGAAAGAATTTTAGATTACATTGACTTTGAAGTTTCAGTTGGTGATTATGTTATTACTGGTGGTGAACTGGCAAGTTTAATTGTGGTGGATTCAATCACCCGGTTAATTGAGGGAGTTATTGCTAATGAATCTCATCAAAATGATAGTTTTGAGAACAATTTATTAGACCATCCAGTTTACACAAAACCAGTTGAGTTTGATGGCAAAAAAGTACCAGAAGTCCTATTGAGTGGACATCATGCTAATATTGAAAAATTCAGACAACAAGGCAGAATTAAAAATACTTATGATAAAAGGCCAGATTTATTAGAAACAAATAATTGGTCTGCAGATGATCTAGATTATTTAAAAAAATTACAAAAAAAATTGAAAGGGGACTAA